A part of Rhinoderma darwinii isolate aRhiDar2 chromosome 1, aRhiDar2.hap1, whole genome shotgun sequence genomic DNA contains:
- the LOC142649839 gene encoding glyoxylate reductase/hydroxypyruvate reductase-like, giving the protein MKAAQQLMKVFVSRRLPPEGHKLLAQAENCTVEQWDSDDPVPRAELLKGVAGAHGLLCLLSDKIDKEVLDTAGPNLKVISTLSVGFDHLEMEEIKKRGISVGYTPDVLTDATAELSVALLLATCRRLPEAIQEVKSGGWKSWAPMWMCGYGLSNSTVGIVGLGRIGLAIAQRLKPFGVKKFLYTGRQPRPECAAEVNAEYVSCKQLTEDSDFVIVSCSLTPETEGLCNKDFFSKMKKTSVFINISRGSAVNQEDLYQALVTGQIAAAGLDVTTPEPLPTSHPLLSLKNCVILPHIGSATYSTRNTMSVLAVNNLLKGLAGEEMPSELKM; this is encoded by the exons ATGAAAGCAGCGCAGCAGCTAATGAAGGTGTTCGTAAGTAGAAGGTTGCCCCCAGAAGGGCACAAACTCCTAGCCCAAGCTGAAAA CTGTACTGTCGAACAGTGGGATTCAGATGATCCTGTGCCAAGGGCAGAACTGTTGAAAGGAGTCGCTGGGGCACATGGCTTGCTTTGTCTCTTATCAGACAAGATCGATAAAGAAGTTTTAGACACCGCTG GGCCAAACCTCAAGGTTATCAGTACATTGTCTGTTGGTTTTGACCACCTAGAAATGGAGGAAATCAAAAAGCG AGGAATCAGTGTGGGTTATACTCCAGATGTGCTAACTGACGCCACAGCAGAACTGAGTGTAGCATTACTGCTAGCTACCTGCCGTCGCCTGCCAGAAGCTATACAAGAAGTTAAAAG tggAGGATGGAAGTCTTGGGCACCAATGTGGATGTGTGGCTATGGACTATCTAACAGCACCGTGGGAATCGTTGGTTTAGGCCGAATAG GACTGGCTATTGCCCAACGCCTTAAACCTTTTGGAGTAAAAAAGTTTTTGTACACAGGACGTCAGCCTCGACCTGAATGTGCTGCAGAGGTTAATGCTGAATATG TGTCTTGTAAACAACTTACTGAAGATTCCGATTTTGTTATTGTGTCTTGCTCTTTAACTCCTGAGACGGAGGGGTTATGCAACAAGGATTTCTTTAGCAAAATGAAGAAAACATCCGTTTTCATCAACATAAGTCG AGGCTCTGCTGTAAACCAAGAAGACTTATACCAGGCTCTTGTCACTGGGCAAATTGCAGCTGCTGGTTTAGATGTAACAACTCCCGAACCACTGCCAACAAGccacccactcctcagcctaaagAACTGTG TTATTTTACCACATATTGGAAGTGCCACCTACAGTACACGGAACACCATGTCTGTACTTGCAGTAAATAATCTACTGAAAGGTCTGGCTGGAGAGGAGATGCCAAGTGAACTTAAGATGTGA